The genomic segment CCGGGCCGTCCGGCCGCCGGGGCGACGGGTGCCCGGCGCGGGCGAGACCGACGAAGCGGGCGAAACGGACCCTGAACCCGCTGGCTCGGTCGACTCGGCCCGTTCCTCTGCGCCCGGCCCCCTTCCTTCCGCGCTGGGTGCGCCACCGCTCTGACCAGCAGAAACAGCCTTGCCCTTCATCTTTACGCCCCTTCCCCGGCCGTTCGGTCGGCACAATAATCGCTACCCGTGTTGCGTTAGGTGCGCCAGTCTGCCACACTCATCGTAATGCGACAGAGGTTGCGTTTGATGGAGTGGATGGAAACCGGGGGTTCCTGTGCCTACTCAGATTTCTCTGCACGACGTGACCAAAGCTCGCGGGGATCGGCTGATCCTCGACGCGGTCTCTCTCGCGATCAGGCCGGGTGAACGCATAGGCGTTGTGGGGGAGAACGGCGCGGGCAAGTCCACGCTGCTGCACCTGATGTCCGGAGACCTGCGGCCCGACGAGGGTGAGGCGGTCACTGTCGCCGAACGGGGGGCCGGCCTGCTCGCGCAGACTCCCCGGCTTCCGGCGGACCGGCACGTCGGCGATGCCATCGACGCGGCTCTGACCGAACTTCGTTCCATGGAGCGTCGCTTGCGGGAACTTGAAGCGGGGCTCGGGTCCGCCGGTGAGCAGGACCTGGGCCGGGACCTGGGCGAGTACGGGGACCTGCTCACCGCTTTCGAGTTGCGCGGCGGATATGAGGCGGACGCGCGCGTGGACAAGGCGATGCACGGTCTGGGGCTCGGGCACATCGGCCGGGACCGGGTGCTGGGGAGTCTGTCCGGCGGCGAACAGGCCCGGCTCGGTCTCGCCTGCCTCATCGCGGCCGCTCCCGAGGTCATGTTCCTGGACGAACCGACGAATCACTTGGACGAGAGTGCGCTTGACTGGCTGGAGAGTGCCCTCTCGGCACATCGCGGGACGGTCGTCGCGGTCTCCCATGACCGCATGTTCTTGGAGCGCGTGACCACCGCGATCCTTGAAGTGGACGCCGACCGTCGATCGGTGGTGCGGCACGGCGGTGGCTACCAGGGACTGATCGCGGAACGGGCGGCTGCGCGGCTGCGCTGGGAGCAGCAGTACGAGCAATGGTGCGAGGAGACGAGCCGCCTCCAGGAGTTCATGGCGACCACCGCCCATGCGGTGGCCGGTGGGCGAGGGATGAAGGACAACAACAAGATGGCGTACGACCGGGCCGGCGGGCGGGTCCAGGCCTCGGTCGCGGGACGTGTCAGGAACGCCCAGGAACGACTCCGAAGGCTGCGGGAGCAGCCGGTTCAGCGGCCGCCCGAACCGCTCAGCTTCACTGCACGTCCGCTGACAGGCGCGACGCAGGGCGAGCTGGTGAGCCTGCGGAACGTGAAGGTGGGAGAGCGCCTCTCCGTGGAATCGCTCACCGTCTCGGCGGGGGAGCGACTGCTGATCCACGGAGGCAACGGCGCGGGCAAGTCCACACTGCTGCGCATCATGGCGGGAGTGCTGCAACCCGACGCAGGCACGGTCGTCCGCAGAGGACGGATCGGCTACCTCGCCCAGGAGATACCGGTACGACGCCCGACCGAGTCTGTCCTCGACGCCTTCGGGCAGGGCCTGGGCCTGGCTGACGACGAGCAGAGGGAGCTGCTCCTCTCCTACGGCCTGTTCAGGCCCCGTGACCTGCACGTCCCGGTGGGCTCCCTGTCCGCGGGGCAGCGGCGGAGGCTGGCCCTCGCCCGCCTGCTCGCCAGACCCGCCGACCTGCTGTTGCTTGACGAGCCGGCCAACCATCTGGCGCCGGGTCTGGTCGAAGAACTGGAGGCGGCACTGGACCAGTGGACAGGAGCGCTGGTCGTCGTCTCGCACGACCGATTGCTCCGTCGGCGCTTCACGGGCCGAATACGCCGGATGGAGTCCGGGCGGCTACCCGACTGAGCAGCCCACCAGCGACCCGATCTAGGGTTTCCCTATGGCACGCCCGAGGCGCATCATCCTGGTCAGGCACGGCGAGTCGGCAGGCAACGCCGACGACACCGTGTACGAGCGCGAACCCGATCACGCCCTCGAGCTCACCGAAACGGGGTGGTCGCAGGCGGGGGACACGGGGAAACACCTGCGGGAACTGCTCGGTCGCGAGCGCGTGAGCGTGTACGTGTCGCCGTACCGCCGCACCCACGAAACCTTCCAGGCCTTCCGGCTCGACCCGGAGCTGGTGCGCGTCCGGG from the Streptomyces venezuelae genome contains:
- the abc-f gene encoding ribosomal protection-like ABC-F family protein, with translation MPTQISLHDVTKARGDRLILDAVSLAIRPGERIGVVGENGAGKSTLLHLMSGDLRPDEGEAVTVAERGAGLLAQTPRLPADRHVGDAIDAALTELRSMERRLRELEAGLGSAGEQDLGRDLGEYGDLLTAFELRGGYEADARVDKAMHGLGLGHIGRDRVLGSLSGGEQARLGLACLIAAAPEVMFLDEPTNHLDESALDWLESALSAHRGTVVAVSHDRMFLERVTTAILEVDADRRSVVRHGGGYQGLIAERAAARLRWEQQYEQWCEETSRLQEFMATTAHAVAGGRGMKDNNKMAYDRAGGRVQASVAGRVRNAQERLRRLREQPVQRPPEPLSFTARPLTGATQGELVSLRNVKVGERLSVESLTVSAGERLLIHGGNGAGKSTLLRIMAGVLQPDAGTVVRRGRIGYLAQEIPVRRPTESVLDAFGQGLGLADDEQRELLLSYGLFRPRDLHVPVGSLSAGQRRRLALARLLARPADLLLLDEPANHLAPGLVEELEAALDQWTGALVVVSHDRLLRRRFTGRIRRMESGRLPD